The DNA sequence ACAAATGCCCCATTGTCTTTATCAAAATGATCATCAAAAATATGCAGTTTGCTTTTGTGTTGAGGGTTCAAATCGTTTATTTGTTCAGATCCATACCCCTGCTGGAGGGAATAAATTTCGATATTTTCCATCTTGAATAGCTGCACCAAATCAGTGAGTTTCATCGCACGGCCGGCAGTTTGGGGGTCTTCTCTAAGGGCACCTTGCCAACATATACCGATTCTGAATTTTTCTTTATTCCCTAATTTTGCGGCCCATTGATCGACAAACTTTTGATCTACAAATAAGTAAGGTATTTCATCAGGAATCGTTTCAATACTTGTTTCAAATATTTCTGGAAAATAAGTGGTTGGCAATTGGTAATCAAAAGCTGGTAATGCATCATTTTTCGTTATTATTTGATCAATATATGGGCTATAGCTCAGTAATTGAACTAAGGGATTTTGCGTCTGGCAAATAACGTAAGCGCCACGTTTTTTTAGCTCTATTGCATAACGAATATACATAAACGTGTCGCCCAGTCCCCATTGGCAATAAATGAGAACTTTTTTGTTTGTAATATCCTCTCCGCGCCAAAGTTTTTCTTGAAATTGTTTTTCATGCTGCCATCTAAATTTAAATCCTGCCATTCCACGTTTGAAGTCGCCGAGTGCCAAATAAAGATCACCCAAATCCCAGTTTGCCGGCCAATCATCCGGTCGTTTTAGTAAGGCGGGTTTTAAATAATGCAGTGCTTCTTCGATTTGCCCCGTGACTTTGTATTTTCTTCCCTGTGAAAAAAGATCATTGAAATTTTTGGTGTTAAAGAGTATTTGCTCATCAGAGTTCAATTCAATCAAATCTGCCAGAAGTTCTGCCTTGGAAAATGGATACTGAAAAAAAATTAATAGGGTTAATAAAAACACACCTCTCATTTTTCTCCTTGCAACAAAATTGCGATGATATCTTGTTTTCCTCGAATATTATATTTTTTTTGGCTCTAAAAGCTCAAGATAAAAGTGTTTATCTATCGTTTGCCAGATTTTTTTGAATTGCTATAGAAAATAATATCCAAGATTATAAATTTGTTGCGGAGAAAAAATTCATATCTTGTTTAGATCTGCGTTGATGTGCAAGGCGCTGTTTTTTAGTACGCATGAAACTGTTGTTCCACATTTTGAGAGAAAGGCTTAAATACCAACTGACATAATCGGTACATGGTTCCGGTTGATCCAGGCCTACCATGGTGGGAAAGTGTTCGGTATCAACAAGCGCAATTTTTTTTGTAACAGCATCCACAACATAGTTATTAATATGTGGATCAACTTGTTGTTGCAGAAAATTTGTTAATTTAAGTGCCGTTTCTCGGTCGCTTGAACTTGTGAGAGAAAAAGTGCGTTCAATATATACCTCATCGCATATAAGCGCATAAACAGATGGCAAAGTTATAGTTTGCTTTTTCCCGACAGCACCAATATTTTCGCCTTCAATAATAAATTTTCTCTGTTGCTGCGGCTCCCAATACCATTTACGAGGAAATTCTACTTTATCTGCCCATTCAGAATTTTGAGCGACAAGTTTTTCAAGACGATCTAGATTTCTAAGACGTGTAAAACCACTCAAATAGCGATTGACGCCACCGCCCATAATAAAAAAACAACACGATTCAAAACCATAATCGAACGGCTTAAGAAACTGTTCTGGTGTGGTTATAAAGAGTTTCAACACAAAAGGATAATTTTTAAATTTTGCAACTAAAAAACCAGTATGATTTTTAAAATTAAAATCTCTTTTTTTCAAAATAGTAAAATCGGTAAGATCCGGTTTTTTTGAAGAAAGTTCGACAAGTAAATTTTCAATTAATTGGGATAAAACTGTTCCATCAACATGTTTTTCAAGTTGATAGCGATATGAGATGGGCCCAGGGGTCAGTTTTTTTGTATCAAAATAGTGTGCATCATAAAGGTGGAAGAGCGCTCCCTCTTGTAAATAGAAACTTGAGAGCGAATGCTTTTTTGAATCACCTAACCAATGAGTGATTATAGTTGGCGTTCCCGGTTCTTCGGTGCGGAAGGGGCTGCGCGCTTGTAGTAAGCTGATAGTAAAGAGGATAAACCCTGCAAGCACGAATATTTTACAGCGAGAAAAACTATATGGGACCATACAACTATTTCCTTTCTCTAGCAATTTTACCTGAATTTTAGGGTGAAAGTAAGTCTCTATGAAGGTTATTATTGCCTTTTTAGTGCTCTAGTTGCTACTATTTTGCAAAAGTAGACGATGCGGTGGAAAAAGGGAGGGCACTTACACCAATTTTGCTCGATGCATTCTAAAAAATGCTTAATATATAAAGCAAAAATTGGGGCATTTGCCTAAGGGGGACTTACATAGTAGGATGAGGAAACGACAGGGGAAAAAAGGCCCTGTTTGAAGCAAAACCTCTAAAAAAGGGTAGGTACTATGGAGCCGATACAAAATTTAAATAAACACAATGACATTTTACGATATTTAAATGAAATGCCGCGCAAAATGATGATGCTGCATGGCAGAGATAATATCGCTGCATTTCTTCTGCACGATCTTTGCCATGAACAGGGATTTAATTTGCATAAAGGCGCCTATATTGTAGATAATGCAGACTTTGACTGCCTTAAGGGTGTTGCCGGTATTCATCGACTCGAGCATGCAAAATATGCCAATGGTAATGGAAGCACGATTTGGCATACCCCAGATGATTATAGCGCATTCTGCTCAGATACTGATTTCAATAAACGCGTTCGTTCAATTGAGCACAAAAGTATTGAAAGAAGTAAGGGTGATGAGGCTCGAATGATTCACGAATTGGCCGAGCAACTACACATCGAGAAACCAGAATACTATTCTTGGCCTATCAAGCACTATAACAAAGGTATTTTGCTTTTTGAGCGGGCTGACGAGCAATCAAAAGAGCTTGATGAGCATATATTAAATAGTATTCATCTTTTTAGCTTTTGCCCGATTGCGTAATAAACGGATCAAGCCCTGGAAGATCTGCTTTACTTAAATAGGCAAGCGCTGCGCCGCCTCCGGTGGAAAGAAATTTAATCTGCTCAGCAACACCAGCATCAAATGCGTATTCGACCGAATCGCCACCGCCAATAACTGTGTATGCATTGCTTTGTGCCAGCGCTGAAAGTATTTTATTAATCGGAAGGAGCGTCTCGGGGCGCTCCTTAAATCCCACAGCCGCATTAAAAAATATTGAACGAGCAGAAGCGATTTTTTGGGTTACTAAAGAAACTGTTTCTGGGCCCACCGAAATACCGTAGCCATCTGCAGGGAACGTATCAGCTTTGAAAAACGAAAGCTGGCCATTTGCATCATTATCTGCGATTAAGTAATCAATAGGAAATAAGAGTTTTTCTTTTGTCTTTTTATCATCCAATAATTTTTTTGCTGCAGCGAGTTCATTTTCATCAATTAATGATTTTCCTGCTTCTTTATTTTGAGCAGCAAGAAAAGTAAAAACTAAAGCAGGCAGAAGAAAGATTGATGCATCTTGCTCGAGAAGGGATTTGATGAGCGGTAATTTTGTTTCAATTTTATTTCCGCCAAGCAGTACGAGAAATGGTTGCGCAGGATTATCAAGAAGTTTATTGAGCGCTTTAATCTCTCGCTCAATTAAAAATCCGATGGTGCGATACTGAGGAGAAAAATACAGAGGGGTTTGTGTTAATGAGGCATGGTTGCGATGCACCGTTCCAAAAGCATCGCACACATAATAATCGCCGCATGAAGCAAGTGCTTTTGCAAAATCAGCGTCGTTGTTTAATTCTCCAGCAAAGAAACGAAGATTTTCGAGTAAAACGATTTGAGCAGTTGATTTTTTTGCTTCATCAATCGTCTGTGCAAATTCCAGATGCAGGTTGTTTTTTTCAAACCATGGAATGAGCTGCCGCGTGGAAAATTCCGGTTCCTGTTTTTTCGGTCTGCCTAAATGGGTGGCGATAACGATCCGACCTTTTTTTTCGATTATAAAACGCAACGTTGGCAGCAAAGCTCTTAAGCGAAAATCGTTTTTAATCAAGCCTTTAGAAATTGGTACGTTACAATCGGCACGCAATAAAACACGTTTATTTTTCAGATCAGATTGTGGTAATCGAGATGTTAACTTTGCGTAAAAATAGTTCACAAGCCACTCCTTTTTTGTCCGATAATTTTTTATTATGTTCGGTTTTGCACTAATAATTTACCGCAAGTGGGATGATAAACGTAATCGATTGAGACTTGAGAGCGGTAACCAAGAAGCGATAAGGGAAATGGTAAATACAGAAAAACCAATAGCTATAAAGAGGATGGGGTTAAGATCTATTGGCAAATTGGTTGCATAATAAGTATCAGGCAGTTCCAAATGAATGCAGTGTTTGCAAATAAAACCAATTAAGAATGCGCCTATTAATCCGGCAATAGTTGCAGGTAGCGTTATGCAGGTTCCGATTGCAAGAAATAGAATTCGAATTTGGTGTACCGAGCCTCCCATTGCGCGTAAAATCACTATATCAGATTTTTTATGAGTGATAAGCATGAACATAAGAGCAACAATCGTCATACTCGAGATGATAATTATTAAAAGTAAAATAGCCATCATGGCAAAACGTTCTAATTTAAGCGCTGAAAAAAGAGCTGGATACAAATCTTTCCAAGAAAGGACGAGATAGGGTAATTCCCTTTTAAGCGATTGTATAACCGATGTTGTATCGGTTTTTTTCTGCAGACGTATCGCTATTGAATCTATTTCTTGATCAAAAAGTTGATCAAAGAATTCTAAAGAACTTAATGCCATTGACGAATCAAACTCATCAATTCCTGTTTTGAAAATGCCGGCAATTTTAACCGTTTGTGTATCTAGATGAATTTTTTTTCCAATCGATTGGTAATCGGTTGCGTAAAATAATTTTACCGTATGGCCGCACGTTACATTGAGCATCTCTGCGAGTTTAGAGCCGATAATAATTGATGGTTCATTTAAAAGAGTTTTCAGTGTTTTTTTTGTTTTGGGTGCAATGATCATCTGTTCAATGCAAGAAGTATTTGCTTCTTGAGCTGGAGATACTCCCTTAATGATAATTGCTTGAGGTACGTTGTTATCATTTATTGCACTTATCATTGCATGCCCACTTTTTGAAGGGCTATAGCCAATAATTTGTGAATAGTTGTTTAAGGTTTTTTCTATGAATCTTTCGTCGAGAGGAAAGCCATGAGGTTCGATAATAATATCTGAATGAATACTCTGCAACGTATTATGCGCTGCTTGCTCAAAGCCGCGCATGATCGATCCGATCAGGGCAAGTGAACCGGTCGCGAGCGCGATAGAAAAAAAACAAATTTTTACCATGCTGCCAAGCGTGTGCTGTTCAGTGGCCTCTCTTAGATAGCGCAATGAAAGAAGCTGGATAAATTGTTTCATACTATTCATGGTTCTCTTGTCAATAAGAAGCGATTTTTTTAGGATACCTACACGTGCTGCCCGTCTATAGAGTAAAAGAAAGAGGCATTTTAATGAAGCTAGTGATAATGGCCAGAGCTATTATTGTTTTATCTATTTTTTTTCTTTCCTCTTGTCGCTATTCCCGGTGGGCAATCGAGCAGCTTCCTCAAGCTGGCACCATTAATTACGAAGCTAAGCTTGTAGCGCGATATATTCGTTCGCTGCATCTATATGATCAGTTTGATACAATTGGCCATTTCGATGTTTTATGGCTCTCTGATGATGTGCGTTGCCAATATGCTTGCGTGCACGCGCGAAAAAATGAATTATGTGCTGAGAATGCTATTGAGTTTGAGAGGCGTCAACTTGAAGAAAATAATTATTTTATTTCTTTTTATCTTTTAGTAAGTGAATCCGATTCATGCAAGATCGATTCTGCAAGCGGCAATTCAAGTTTCTCAGTTTCTATGAAAATTGATGATGAGACGCACCATCCTGTTCAGATGAAACATCTTGATGACTTGCCAAGTGAATATGCACTCTTTTTTGGATTGCGCTTCAATAAATTCAAACGAATATATTTGGTAAAATTTGATGCGGCTGATTGCAATAGTAATCGATTAATTTCGCCGTTTACAAAGACTCTTGATCTTTGCTTTACCAAAATGACGCGATTTGGTTCAGTGCGCTGGTATCTGACACAAGAAGGCGAAGCTATCAGCGAACCTCACAAAGAATCTAATATTCTGGCCTACGATCTTAAAACGTAATTTGTAGAAAGGCGAAAATGCATAAAACGCTGGCTATTGGCGCAGATCATCGTGGTTATTTTTATAAAGAGCAATTAAAAAAAATTTCGCAATTTGGAGGTTGTTCCGTTACGTGGATTGATGTAGGCGTGAAAAGCGCAGAGCGCGCAGATTATCCGGTTCCTGCGCATGCAGCGGTTGAGGAAATTAAAAACGGAAAAGTGCAAGGCGCAGTATTGCTTTGCGGATCGGGTGTAGGGATGGCGATTGCAGCAAATCGATTTCCGGGAATATACGCTGCTGTTGTTTGGGAACCAATTGTTGCACGCATCGCAAAAGAGGATGATAATGCAAATGTATTATCTCTCTCCGCGGATTATGTAGATTTTAAAACAACGGTACAATGTGTCGAAGAGTGGCTGAACGCGACCTTTAAAGAAGGGCGCTACGCATTTCGACTTTCACTTATTGATAGATAGGTATAGTAAAAAAAGCGGCTGGCAAATATGCGAGCCGCTTTTTTTTGTTTTCAAAAATTAACATCTGCGGTAGCTAAAGGCGCAGATTCTGCTGACGGTGAAGGTGCATCAGCTTCTGTTGGTTGCTCTGAAGCCTCTGGCTTAGTCAGCGGTTTGCCTTGCATAATCAATTCAAGATGATAGCCGCTTAAGCTCAAGTATTTTTCAAGCGCTTGCGCTGTTATCTCAATTTTATCTTTATGCTGCATAAGAAGATCTGAAACTTCTTTTTCACAACGATTCATAAGTTGATATGCTTCTTCTTGTAATTTCTTGCATTGCTCCTTGGGCAATTCGCTTTCTTTGATTCCTTTAAAGACAATATACTTTGCCATAGCAAGTGCTTTTTGATTATCGTGTCTATGGTACGTATACCCACTATTGCCAAGGATTAATTTTTCAGCAACGTGACCAGCAAGATCGATTTTGCATTGAGCAATTAACTCATCGTGAGAATTGTACGTACCCTTACCATCTTTGGGGCATGTAAATACTTTTCCGTTCTCGACAGTCTCTCGCTGCTTTTCATTTTCCTGAACGTATTTCATCCATGTTGGCTCTTCTTTTGGCTTGATATTTACTGGACAGATAGTAACTTTTGCTACCGATTGCGAACTTTCAAGAAGCATTGTTGCTAGTGCATGACCAGCCTGGTGAATCGCAACTAAATGTTTTTCGTGTGCAGGTAGGCGAGGATCTTCAAAGAGAATCAGGCGCGTTTCTTCGTCAAATGCTCGTTCCAAATGAAATTCGTTAAGTGACTCGCCTTCGGTTTTTGCATAATGTAATGCAGTAGCAATTATTCTGCGTAGAGCTTCGAAAGAAATGCTTTCAGTTTCTTGCGCAAGTTTCTTCAGATAATCTGCATCAACGGTCATAATCCCGATTTTATCGAGCTCTTTGTGCAAGAAATATTGGCGTTCTTCTAAGGTTGGGTGCATAAACCAAAGTGTTTTTTCAAATCGGCCTGGTTGCAATAATGCATAATCCAAATTCTGGGGAGCATTTGTTGCGGCGAGCATGATAACAGGACGAGCATCATCTTCATCAGTTGTTACACCACTCATTGCAGTTAATAACTGAGAAAGGAGCGCAGCATTTTTATCACGTTGGGCTCCAAGCATATCGATCTCATCAATAAAGAGAACACATGGTGCGTAATAGCGAGCATAGAACATTACACGACTGAGGCCATGCTCATCTCTTAGAATGTCTGCAGCGACGAAACTCAAGAAATTAAAGTTCTCGCCAAATGCATCTTTTAGTTCGCCCGCAAATGCTTCAGCCATAAAAGTTTTACCAGTTCGTGTATCGCCAGCAAACAAGAATCCCTTTGGTGGTTTCATGCCGGATCTATTGAATTTTTCACGATTGCGGAAATATTCAACTATGCGGCTGAGCTGATCTTTAATGTGATCTTTTCCTATAATATCTTTGAAGCGATAGCGAGGATCAATCATCCATGGATCGGTTTTGCGTACTACGGGTCCACCGCGCAAGTATGCGCGTACATTTTCCCATTTTCGGCTCATCCATTTTTTAGTTTCGTCAAATCGTTCTTTAAGGGGATCCCTAATCAATTCCCAAGTAATCATTGGCGGCAGTGTTAATTTAAGGAAGCCAAGTTCTTGTCCGTAGTATTGAATCCAGCCAGCTTTATTGAGATGGTCTTCGTTAGCGAGAGTCCCATCGATTGCCACTTTTGGAGCTTGACCAATCGTATTTTTTCTGGCCGCTGTAAACCACTCTGGCGCTATCTTATCGGGAAGGTTTGCAATAAGAAGATAGGCGAGGACTCCTGCAGCAAGCAGTGCACCGCCTTTTGAAAGTAGCGTGTGATCGTTAGCAAATTTTTCAACACGGCGATAAGCGCGATTAAAAAGAGATAATCCCACTCGATTTGCTTCTACGTCGATTGAATTCATCAACTTTTCGTTAACTTCGATATCCAGCTTAAGAGAATCAATAGATGGCGCGTTTCGAGTAACCGTATTTTTTATGAGATCTTCTAATTGTGGCTCTGGAAACTGAGTAAAGTTTTGTTTGATCACAAATCTTAAATGGTCAGCAAGTCCTTTAAAAATCACGTTCAGGAGTTTAATGCTCATCGGGTCGTTTACTAAGGCGCTGGTGCCTTGCAATTGTGCAATGTTGAATCTGAGCATTTTTATATGCTCAAGAGCCTTTGTTTTATCGCAGCCACGGATCTGATTGTTATTGATAACTTGCGCCAAATTTTCTAGCGCAAAATCAAACTTTTTATAGAGTTCCAGGGTTGAACGCAAATGAAGTTCGATCGTGTCCTCCAGTAGTTGCCTATCGGCTGGAGCTGAATTTTCTTGGTGTGTCGATTCTGAAGATGCTTTTTCTTCTGTAGGAGTCGCTTTTGGGTTTGCATAGATGCTAGAAGTGACGATTGATGGGGCTGATGCGATCACGCACAACAACAATATGTTAATTCTATTAGTCAATTTCATTAGATTTCCTCTTGCAATAACCCATTTATTTTTTTGTTCGGCGGTAGAAAATATCGTACCTGAGAACAAAAAAAAGTCAATCTGGGTGGGCAAATAGCAAAGGGAAATTAAATAAAAAAACCCCCATTTTTAGTGGGGGCTTAAATCTTGGTAATTGGCTAATTGATTAGCAAGCGGGTTGCGCTGTGTTGCCAACAAAATCGCCTACTACGCCTTGTACGTATTTTGCTTGATCTTTGATATGCTCATAAACCCAAACGCCGACGCAGAGATCAACAAGTTTGTTTTCTGGCGTTTTTGCATCGCTGAATAAATACTTGTAATACGCAAATAGTGCTGCGTAAGGGAGCGCAATTTTGAAAGCTTTTAAGAAAGTGCATCCAACTGATAGCGAGCTGTCAGCATCGATTTTAGTCATTTCAGTGCTGCAGCATGAGCCTTTTTTATCGGCTGCTGAAACTGAAGGTGCTACTGCTACGGTGATAACGAGAGCGCAAATCATTTTCAAAAATAATTTCATCGCTTGTGCCTTTTTTTAAAGGAGTTAATTATACTGTTATTAACGACGGGTATTAAGGTACACAACTACTTATTTATTTGTCAATCTTGAAACATAATTGGAAGAATTTTTTAATAATTGTGGGTAAGGATGTGCGTATGCTAAAAAATCGGATGTTGAAAGTTGCCTTGTTCTTGGGAGTCTTTCTGCTTGGCGCAAGTGGAACGAGCGCATTGTACTACGTATGGCGAAATAAATCGCCATTCGATTTTTCGATGAATAAAATTAGTGAACATGATGGGGTAGTGCCTTTGGTCATACTCGGATCTGGGCCAGCATCGCTGAGCGCGGCGCTCTATGGCTCTCGCCAGAAAATAAAAACGATCGTTATTGCGGGAAATAAACCAGGCGGAGCGTTGACCGAAACGAGTTATATCGAAAATTGGCCTGGTAGACCGAAAATTCTGGGAACAGACGTTATGAGAGATTTGCAGGAACAGGCAGTTCAGTTTGGTGCAGAAATTATCAGTGATGCTGTTGAGCGGGTCGATTTTTCTCAATGGCCATTTCAGATAGTTACTGAGAATGGCAGAACTCTCTATGCACTCACAGTTATAATTGGAACGGGATCTACCCCAAAAACGCTGGGTATTCCAGGTGAGCAAGAATATTGGGGCAAGGGCGTGACCACGTGCGCAATCTGTGATGCACCATTTCATCAAGATAAGGAGGTGGTTGTTATCGGTGGAGGCGACTCTGCGATAGAAGAGGCGATTCAACTAGCTGCTTATGCCAAAAAAATAACTATTTTAGTTCGGAAAGATCGTATGCGTGCTGCTGCGGCAATGCAAGAACGCTTGCACGATTATGCAAACATTGAAGTTAAATATAATACACAAGTTCGTTCAATAATTGGGGACGGCGATTTGGTTACCGGCGTTGAAATCTTTGATTCCAAAACCGATACGCAATCAACTCTGCAGGTGAGCGGTGTGTTTTTGGCTATCGGCCACGATCCTAACGCTGCATTATTCAAAGAATATCTTAAATTGGATGCTGAAGGCACCATTTCATTAGCAAATCGCACCCAGGCTACTTCGTTGGCGGGTGTTTTTGCTGCAGGTGATGTGACTGATCATCGCTATCGCCAAGCAGGCGTTGCTTCAGGCGATGGTATTAAAGCGGCTCTTGATGCCGTCTCGTTCCTTCAAGAGCATGGGTTTAATACAACGGTTGCTCGGGAACTAGAAAAAAGAAGTAAACCAACTATTGCTGAAAAAAGAGTTGAAGTTCCACAAATTAAGCAATTAGAGGAGCTAAAAGAAATAATCAACGCTGCAAAAGGGCTAGTAGTTATCGATTACTATGCCCCATATTGCCCAAGTTGCATGAGAATGTTGCCAAGTCTATCGGCAGTGGCAGCACAATTTGCAGAACAAGTGGCTTTCTTAAAGGTTGATACGAGCGTTTCGCCCGAAATTGCGCAGGAATTCCATGTTCCAACGATTCCATGTTTGATGGTCTTTAAAGATCAAAAAATGATAGCGCGCATTAATCAGCCGATGAGCCGTAAGCAATTAGAGGAGTTAATGAATAAGCTTTTAGACCAAGAGGACGCCTAGTTTTTCTTAATAAATCGTAGATAAATAATTTAGAGAGCGGAATATCAAACCCGCTCTCT is a window from the Candidatus Babeliales bacterium genome containing:
- a CDS encoding phosphoglycerate kinase encodes the protein MNYFYAKLTSRLPQSDLKNKRVLLRADCNVPISKGLIKNDFRLRALLPTLRFIIEKKGRIVIATHLGRPKKQEPEFSTRQLIPWFEKNNLHLEFAQTIDEAKKSTAQIVLLENLRFFAGELNNDADFAKALASCGDYYVCDAFGTVHRNHASLTQTPLYFSPQYRTIGFLIEREIKALNKLLDNPAQPFLVLLGGNKIETKLPLIKSLLEQDASIFLLPALVFTFLAAQNKEAGKSLIDENELAAAKKLLDDKKTKEKLLFPIDYLIADNDANGQLSFFKADTFPADGYGISVGPETVSLVTQKIASARSIFFNAAVGFKERPETLLPINKILSALAQSNAYTVIGGGDSVEYAFDAGVAEQIKFLSTGGGAALAYLSKADLPGLDPFITQSGKS
- a CDS encoding FtsX-like permease family protein produces the protein MKQFIQLLSLRYLREATEQHTLGSMVKICFFSIALATGSLALIGSIMRGFEQAAHNTLQSIHSDIIIEPHGFPLDERFIEKTLNNYSQIIGYSPSKSGHAMISAINDNNVPQAIIIKGVSPAQEANTSCIEQMIIAPKTKKTLKTLLNEPSIIIGSKLAEMLNVTCGHTVKLFYATDYQSIGKKIHLDTQTVKIAGIFKTGIDEFDSSMALSSLEFFDQLFDQEIDSIAIRLQKKTDTTSVIQSLKRELPYLVLSWKDLYPALFSALKLERFAMMAILLLIIIISSMTIVALMFMLITHKKSDIVILRAMGGSVHQIRILFLAIGTCITLPATIAGLIGAFLIGFICKHCIHLELPDTYYATNLPIDLNPILFIAIGFSVFTISLIASWLPLSSLNRLRLSSHLR
- a CDS encoding RpiB/LacA/LacB family sugar-phosphate isomerase, giving the protein MHKTLAIGADHRGYFYKEQLKKISQFGGCSVTWIDVGVKSAERADYPVPAHAAVEEIKNGKVQGAVLLCGSGVGMAIAANRFPGIYAAVVWEPIVARIAKEDDNANVLSLSADYVDFKTTVQCVEEWLNATFKEGRYAFRLSLIDR
- a CDS encoding AAA family ATPase yields the protein MKLTNRINILLLCVIASAPSIVTSSIYANPKATPTEEKASSESTHQENSAPADRQLLEDTIELHLRSTLELYKKFDFALENLAQVINNNQIRGCDKTKALEHIKMLRFNIAQLQGTSALVNDPMSIKLLNVIFKGLADHLRFVIKQNFTQFPEPQLEDLIKNTVTRNAPSIDSLKLDIEVNEKLMNSIDVEANRVGLSLFNRAYRRVEKFANDHTLLSKGGALLAAGVLAYLLIANLPDKIAPEWFTAARKNTIGQAPKVAIDGTLANEDHLNKAGWIQYYGQELGFLKLTLPPMITWELIRDPLKERFDETKKWMSRKWENVRAYLRGGPVVRKTDPWMIDPRYRFKDIIGKDHIKDQLSRIVEYFRNREKFNRSGMKPPKGFLFAGDTRTGKTFMAEAFAGELKDAFGENFNFLSFVAADILRDEHGLSRVMFYARYYAPCVLFIDEIDMLGAQRDKNAALLSQLLTAMSGVTTDEDDARPVIMLAATNAPQNLDYALLQPGRFEKTLWFMHPTLEERQYFLHKELDKIGIMTVDADYLKKLAQETESISFEALRRIIATALHYAKTEGESLNEFHLERAFDEETRLILFEDPRLPAHEKHLVAIHQAGHALATMLLESSQSVAKVTICPVNIKPKEEPTWMKYVQENEKQRETVENGKVFTCPKDGKGTYNSHDELIAQCKIDLAGHVAEKLILGNSGYTYHRHDNQKALAMAKYIVFKGIKESELPKEQCKKLQEEAYQLMNRCEKEVSDLLMQHKDKIEITAQALEKYLSLSGYHLELIMQGKPLTKPEASEQPTEADAPSPSAESAPLATADVNF
- the trxB gene encoding thioredoxin-disulfide reductase — encoded protein: MLKNRMLKVALFLGVFLLGASGTSALYYVWRNKSPFDFSMNKISEHDGVVPLVILGSGPASLSAALYGSRQKIKTIVIAGNKPGGALTETSYIENWPGRPKILGTDVMRDLQEQAVQFGAEIISDAVERVDFSQWPFQIVTENGRTLYALTVIIGTGSTPKTLGIPGEQEYWGKGVTTCAICDAPFHQDKEVVVIGGGDSAIEEAIQLAAYAKKITILVRKDRMRAAAAMQERLHDYANIEVKYNTQVRSIIGDGDLVTGVEIFDSKTDTQSTLQVSGVFLAIGHDPNAALFKEYLKLDAEGTISLANRTQATSLAGVFAAGDVTDHRYRQAGVASGDGIKAALDAVSFLQEHGFNTTVARELEKRSKPTIAEKRVEVPQIKQLEELKEIINAAKGLVVIDYYAPYCPSCMRMLPSLSAVAAQFAEQVAFLKVDTSVSPEIAQEFHVPTIPCLMVFKDQKMIARINQPMSRKQLEELMNKLLDQEDA